In Verrucomicrobiota bacterium, the DNA window CAGGAATACTATGCGATCATTTCACATATGGACGAGCAGATCGGACGTATTATCGCCAAACTCAAGGAGACGGGGAAAATGGACAATACCTACATTTTTTTCTCAGCCGACCACGGCTTGTCCTGTGGAAATCACGGATTGCTAGGTAAACAGAACATGTATGAACACAGCGTGAAGGTCCCGTTTATGGTTGTTGGTCCGGACGTTCCAAAAGGCGAAGGCAGGGACGGATTTGTGCATGTGCAGGATGTCATGGCTACGGCGCTCGATTTGGGTGGCATTGAAAAGCCAGACTACGTCGAGTTCAGCAGCGTCATGCCCTTGATCAAAGACAGGAAGCAGGAGAGTCACTTAAAAGATACCCTTTATTTTGCGTATGAGATGGAGTTTCAACGTATGGTCAGAGTAGGGGATTACAAATTGGTTCTTTATCCTCAAGGACATGTGCTTCGCCTATTCAATGTGAAGAAAGATCCTGCCGAGATGCATGATCTGGTTGGGGACCCGGCCCAGTGGCCCCGAATTAAGAAAATGTTTCAAATTCTTCTTAAGTTGCAGGATGAAATGGAAGATGGTCTGGACCTGAAACCTTACTACCCGCAATTGGTCTCCAAGTAATCATTTAACTGCTTTGCAATCGCCCAATCTTTCATGAAGGATAATGGTGGCATAGGAACCAAAAATCAGTTTAGTTATCCATTAATTTATTTTTCTTCAAAGTCCCAGCGGCTTCGAATTCAACCCAATCAAAATGATGAACACCCCAATAAATAGACGTAATTTCGTAAAAACAACCGCTGCTGCTGGAGCTGGTCTCCTCATCATGCCAAGCGGCTCACTCTTTGGGCAAAGCGCGGCGAGCAATAAACTGAACATCGCCCTGATCGGCGCTTATGGTCGAGCCACTGCCCACTACAATGTGCTAAAAACACAGAACGTAGTGGCTATTTGCGATGTGCATGACGACTACATGGCTATTGGTGCAAAGGAATTCCCCAAGGCCACACGCTACAAAGATTGGCGCAAAGCCCTTGACCAAAAGGACGTTGATGCAGTCGTAATTTGCACACCCGATCATCTTCATGGTCACATCTCATCCTGGGCTTTGAACCGCGACTACCATGTCTATTGCGAAAAACCGCTTGGTAATTCTGTCCATGAGGCGCGCTACAATCGACTGAAGTGGCTTGAAAAGAAAGACAAGTTGGCCACTCAAGTGGGAACCCAAAGACATGCGATCGATAATTTCGCCCGCGTAAGGGAGCTCATTCGTGATGGGGTAATCGGTGAATTGAAAGATGTACATGCCTGGGGCAATCGTGAGCTACGTGAACCTGGTTATCCGAAGAAAGAGGGCAAACCACCGGCAGGCCTTGATTGGGATCTCTGGCTTGGGCCGTCACCCTGGCATGATTATAATCCCCGCTATTACCAGAATCTTCCGGAAAAACCCGGCTCGAATTGCCTGAACTGGAATATGTTTTGGGACTTTGGCAGTGGCCAGATTGGTGACATGGGCGCTCATACCATGGATCTGGTTTGGAACGCTCTGGATGCAGACTTACCTACTTCCGCTGAGGCCAAAGGTGAGGCCTTCAATCCCGAGGTAGTCCCGGTTGATATGCATTCATGGTTTATGATTCCGGCAAATGATTGGCGTGGAGAAGTTCGTGTCAATTGGTGGCAGGGGGCTATGAAGCCAAAGATGCCCAACAAATTTATCGATGTGACCAAGATTGGTCACGGTGGTATGTTCGTCGGTTCTGAAGGTGCCCTGGTTTGCGATTTCACCACGCGTGCCGTTTTACCTTACGGGAAAAATGCCAACATGACTTACTATCAACCGCGTCCGAAAAAGAAACTCGTTCCTCCATCCATTGGATTTCAAGAGGAATGGATCAATGCGGCGAAAACCGACATGAAGACCTCCTGTGATTTTGACTATAATGGCAAAATGATGGAAATGATGTTCCTGGGTCTGGTTGCTTACAAAGCTGGTAAAAAAGTTCAGTATGATGGCAAAAAAGGCAAAATCGTCGGCAACCCGGAAGCTGGCAAGATGCTCAAGAAACATTACCGTGAAGGCTGGCCATTAAACGGCTGATTTAAATCCTTTGGTTTAATTTGTAGGAGCTGCTTCAGCTGCGATTCCCTGGGAACGCCAAGCCCCAGCTTGGCATCTAATAATTAAGATCGCAGCTGAAGCAGCTCCTACATTTTTGAAGTTTAAATTCACCACTTTTCCCTTGTTTTATGCTCCGCAAACTTTCCCTTGTTTATATTGTTCTTCAGTTGCTAGCGTTTAAGGCTAGCGCCACTAGTCAACCCAACATCCTTATAATGATCGGGGATGACTGCACTTACTTGGACTTGCCTATATTTGGAGGGGAAACTGCAAGGACTCCGCATATTGATAAACTCGCTTCAGAGGGGATCATTTTTAATCGGGCATTCCTCTCCATGGCGATGTGCAATCCTTGTCGCACAGAGTTATATACCGGTTTGTATCCTGTTAGCAACGGATCCGCATGGAATCACTCCGCTGCGCGAAATGGACTGAAGAGCATGGTTCACCATCTAGGTGATCTTGGCTACCGGGTTGGTATTAGCGGTAAGGTGCATGTCGGGCCTGACGAAGTATTTCCATTCGAAAAGGTCAGGGGCTTGCAAGGAGGCAATTCGAGAGAATCCGAGGGCATCGACACCGATGCCTTAACTGCCTACATGAAGCAGGATCCGTCACAACCTTTTTGCCTGGTGTTGGGTTTTTCTTCGCCGCATGCGCCGTGGACTGTGGAGGCACCTGAGCACTTGGCTTCGAATAAAATTCAGTTGCCACCGAATATTGCGAATACAGAGGAAACGCGTACTGCCTTTTCACTGTACCTGTCAGAAATTGAGGAACTAGACCGGGGGGTGGGACTGAGTCTGCAAGCTCTCCAGGCGTCAGGCCAGGCGGCGAATACACTGGTGCTGTTTACCAGTGAGCAGGGTTCAATGTTTCCCGGTGGGAAATGGACCAACTGGAATTCCGGTGTCCATACGGCCATGGTAGTTCGTTGGCCGGAGGTTGCAGCAAAGGGGACGCGAACGGACGCCTTGATTCAGTATGCGGATGTGGTACCGACTCTCGTCGAGGCTGCTGGGGGCGACTGGCAGTCGCTTGAATTTGACGGGTCCAGTTTTCTTCCGGTCATCAGGGGTGAAGAGAATGAACACCGCGCCTTTGCCTACTGTATGCACAACAATATACCCGAAGGACCTCCATACCCCATTCGTGCAGTTACCAACGGGACTTATTTATACATTCGGAATCTCAGGCCGGATCTCCTGTTTATAGAAAAACACATCATGGGGCGGCATCGCTTTCATGACTTCTGGCCTAGCTGGTTGGCGGAATCCGGGCCATGGAACAATCCGGATCGCGAAATGAACCGACAGAGTGTCGACTTGGTCCATCGATATTTGAGACGTCCGGTTGAGGAATTTTATAAAGTATCCGACGACCTTTACTCTATGAATAATCTTGCTGATGATCCCGACTATTATTCAGTGAAGGATGTCCTGTCTGCGGAGCTGGATACGTGGATGCAATCTGAAGGAGATCCTGGAGCTTTAATTGATAATGAGGACGACTGGCGTGCCTCTCTAGAAGGAAAGCACTTCCAGCCTAT includes these proteins:
- a CDS encoding Gfo/Idh/MocA family oxidoreductase, whose translation is MMNTPINRRNFVKTTAAAGAGLLIMPSGSLFGQSAASNKLNIALIGAYGRATAHYNVLKTQNVVAICDVHDDYMAIGAKEFPKATRYKDWRKALDQKDVDAVVICTPDHLHGHISSWALNRDYHVYCEKPLGNSVHEARYNRLKWLEKKDKLATQVGTQRHAIDNFARVRELIRDGVIGELKDVHAWGNRELREPGYPKKEGKPPAGLDWDLWLGPSPWHDYNPRYYQNLPEKPGSNCLNWNMFWDFGSGQIGDMGAHTMDLVWNALDADLPTSAEAKGEAFNPEVVPVDMHSWFMIPANDWRGEVRVNWWQGAMKPKMPNKFIDVTKIGHGGMFVGSEGALVCDFTTRAVLPYGKNANMTYYQPRPKKKLVPPSIGFQEEWINAAKTDMKTSCDFDYNGKMMEMMFLGLVAYKAGKKVQYDGKKGKIVGNPEAGKMLKKHYREGWPLNG
- a CDS encoding sulfatase translates to MLRKLSLVYIVLQLLAFKASATSQPNILIMIGDDCTYLDLPIFGGETARTPHIDKLASEGIIFNRAFLSMAMCNPCRTELYTGLYPVSNGSAWNHSAARNGLKSMVHHLGDLGYRVGISGKVHVGPDEVFPFEKVRGLQGGNSRESEGIDTDALTAYMKQDPSQPFCLVLGFSSPHAPWTVEAPEHLASNKIQLPPNIANTEETRTAFSLYLSEIEELDRGVGLSLQALQASGQAANTLVLFTSEQGSMFPGGKWTNWNSGVHTAMVVRWPEVAAKGTRTDALIQYADVVPTLVEAAGGDWQSLEFDGSSFLPVIRGEENEHRAFAYCMHNNIPEGPPYPIRAVTNGTYLYIRNLRPDLLFIEKHIMGRHRFHDFWPSWLAESGPWNNPDREMNRQSVDLVHRYLRRPVEEFYKVSDDLYSMNNLADDPDYYSVKDVLSAELDTWMQSEGDPGALIDNEDDWRASLEGKHFQPITIR